The segment ATTGAAACCATGATACAGTAGAATAGATTAACATGCCAAAAACCAGAACATACAGAGACTTAGGTTTACCCCGCTTTGCCTAAATTTGAGCTTTGCAAAATGGGGCAATATCCTGCTGGAAGTCGCAAACAGAACATGAGTACACTGTGGTCAAAACCAGTAACCAGCAAATGTTAGTAGCAAGACTAGAACAACATTTATCAATGATCAAACTGTATTAATAAACCCAAAGTGTGGCAAGAAAGTATCCTCCCACATCATTACACCCTGAGCCTGAACAGTCAATACAAAGCCCGGCTAATCCATGCTAAAATGTTTTGACTATTGAATGTTGCAGCCTAATATGCGACTCAAACCATGTATTTCCAATATATTATTGACTAATTTTGGTGAGTCTGTGCAAATTGTATGCATTTCTGAGGAGTGGCATCTGGTGTGGTCTTCTACTGCTTTAGCCCATCTGCTTCATGGTTTGATGTGATGTGCCTTCAGAGATAGTACTCTGCATACCTTGGTTGTAAGAAGTAGTTATTTGAGTTACTATTGCCATTCTAACATCTCAAACCAGACTGACTTCtcctatatatctatatatctttttttctctcttcctacAATTTGTGCATGAATCTGCAGATCAGCAGATTCAGACCAGCCGTACGGCATCAAATGAAATACTTTAAATAGGGATGTCGcctaaaaaataaacaaaccttTGGCTCAGTTTGTCTCAGACTACTTTGCAGCCATTCATAcaccatggattttttttatttttaaaaatgaggatAAGCAAATTCAAATATTTTGAAACTAATAGTTGAATCTATGAGTTTTTTTAATAGCTactactttttaaaatgcagtacCAAAAATGCGGAACAGTACTGAGAAGGCACTTAAATACAGTATATTATTCTCAAGCAGAGAAGGGGAAAAGTTGGAATTGTTCAGAGAAAAATGTTCCATCGCTGATCCAATATTAAGCAATGAGAAACAATCGTACACTAGGGCAGATAAGATTGCGCAGACAGTACTGCAGCTcgttcaaaaacacacacattaacaactCAGCAAAGTGTGTGGCAAGAGGCTCGGTCTGACAGCCATGGTAAATCACACAACCCACTGCTATAACTATATCAAATTAGTTTACGTGTAAATGTGAGTGAAAACAAGAATACAAAGCTTGCTGgtgtttttaaaacacaattgtAGGATAAGATATACGTGTAATAAAGAACTGTAATGGGTACACAGTTTGTGCTAAAGTCCATAGATTTGTAAAGATCACGATGTAACATTCTAAATtagaatattattaaaataatattcttaTAATGTGTGCAAGCAGTCAATAGAGTGCATTTCTTGAAAAGATTTGCCTACTTAAGTCTTGAGCTTTTTCTTCaatacatgcacatttttatcaCTCTACAAGATGTGACTAATTAAAAACAGGCCCCCAGCAGATAAACATCCGGAAagcattcacagtgcatcactttttccacattttgttatgttacagccttattccaaaatgaattaaatttctCCTCAGAAATTACCCCATAACATTGTGAAAAGtctttggaaaatgtattaaaaatagaaaaactgagaaaaatcacatgtacataagtattcacagcctttgtctCTCTATATTACTGTCTAtacacctttggcagcaattacagcctcggCCATATGGAGAAATTTGATTATGCACAATGAATACAGTCTGGATTCACTGAACTTCTCAATAAACACTTAAGCTAGTTGCCCCTCCCAATTGCCCACTGTGGAAGACGTCACACACCCGGATCTCAGGGCAGTGATGATGCAGTCAGCACAGAAGCGATGAAGGCACTCCTTGGTGGTCATGGTGTTCTTCAGCATGTCCAGGCAGATGGGGCACATGAGTTCACTGTGCAGGCTGCGTGGTGACACTGCAATCTCCAGGCCATCTGTGATGGCCTCCTGTcacaacagaagaaaaaaacttaAATGCACAACACTCAAAACTTGTCATTGTCTTACTGTAGCTTCTGTAGGGAAACATGACCTTAGCTAACATTAGTATTAGTCTAAACTAAAACCATGTTCCAAGCAATATACAAATCGCTCATCCAATAAGAATTCTAATCCATGGGCCTATTGAGACTTGTCTTTTTAGTGACACAGGGCCTTTTGTTACCTTAACTAATAGAACaaatagaataataaataaaatgtttaatattacTGCTGTTCATCCAAATTGTTTTGTTAATGAATAGTTACATATACATCTCACCTCTAGGGCCCAATGAAACCTATTTTATGTTTTCTTGAATTCCATTTTTAAACtgaaatatgacaaatcacatttaaaaatcACTGTTCACAACAACGTGCTtaggcatttactgtttgcatttgtaaaccattttacaataaatatgtgcatttcatacaAATGACTATTTcgcaatattacacattcttccttttgtaaaataaaagtgcttcacttaaaaaaaaaaaacattaaggagacctggaatacaaagaACAGTtctgcccacttgcataatgaactggtaccatgataataaaatcacgTTTTCAATCAGCtaatttgtttgcatgaccaaaGGTTTGCTGGCTCGCGCTcgttcttttctctgtttctgatctGAAATGTTGACCAAGTTGTAAgtcacatatgttcttacaaaagacCTGTTTTTccaattcattaaaaattgtttGGTGTATGCGAAAAAAGTCCCGCCTCAACCTGAAACAAGTGTAGTGGGTTGCAGTGGCCAGAGATgccaattatacacaattccgtGTTTTATAGCAGATTCCATATTGTTTGTTGGATTCCGTGTTTGTGGAAACCACTCCATAACATTCACTATACAGATTTATCCCAATACTTAAGGAAATGTTTGATTGAAGTTGAATTGCTTTATTGAATGTCAAATTCCTGTATACAACACACTATTTAACACTactaattaaaacaaattagtCAAGGGTAAATAGTGTTTTaccaaatacaaaaatgcaatataaatgATATCCAATGGCAACAACCATTCAAAGAAAATCAGTTTAAGTCTGTAACCTGCTTGAAAGTCAAGTGAAAATCTGCCCTCTATTTAGCCCAGTCAAGTAGCTTCATGTGGCAGCTTCGAGTGGCACCTAGAGAGCAGTATGTGGAGATGGTACTCAGGGTCCTCAGTATAACTGTTAAAAACTCAGTTTCCATTAATAAAGTCattttgttaataataaatcaaacagaaaaaataactgGAAAATACGTCCAAACAAATCAACTATTTATTCAAAATCAAGGAATAAgctcataaataaatgtattttaatgcgCATAAAGCCTTGGTAGGAGATCTCAATAAGTAAACTGACATGTCAGGACTAAGTGTAGATTGTAAATGGTAGAATCATTTTATGATAACAGCAGTAAGCATGGGTCATCTCCTACCTAAATAGACTTATCCTTCTTGATAATAAAGAGGTTGTACGTCTATGACACAGTAGATCTATACAAAAACAATGCTATTCAGctgtttttgtaaaaacattgatgccagatgagaaaaaaaaaaaaaaaaaagtgggccCGTGTATTCTCTCAACATATGGACAAGCAACTtatattagtatacaatgcccTCAAAATTCAAAGATTTGAACTTCTCCAGATCCCAGCTGGCCCAGTGAGAGCCTGAGGAAGGACAAAggacatgacatgacatgaagCGGCGGCCCTGGGGGAACAAGAGCTGAGAGACTGTGCACActgcacacctctgcctagcatcctgctcgccaacgtccagtcactggtgAACAAgccagggccagggtaaagttctagagagacatccgggacagcaacctcctctgcttcaccgagacatggctgaacccagcggtgccggaccacgccatccagccggcagagttcttctcggttcaccgcatggacaggactcGGGACAATCAAGTTGTTCCTCTTGTACACCCAACCTGGAACTACTGTCCATCAAACGTAGTCCTTTTGACCgtcctcgggagttcacatcggtaATCATCAGCGTCGCTTACATACCACTGAAAGTGGACACGGAGACTGCCGTATGTGAGCTGCATGAGGCATTCACTCAACACCAGacacagcaacagcaacaacaacatttatttcttatacagcccaaaatcacatacagtatgtctcaatgggcaccGGAACGCTGCgcttatttttaataatgcgCAGCACCAAACTTTCACCAGCacgtcacctgccccaccaggggtgAAAGGACATTGCTACACTACAGTTATTGATGGTTACAAGGCACAAGCTCGTCCATCGTTAGACCACGCCGcaatcttcctcatgcctaaaaacatacaaaagggagagggagggaggtggcATGCTGGACGGACCAATTGTGGCCGCTGTTCAGGATGCACTTGATGACGCAGCTCAGAGAACATCACCGTGTTTACGGAAGTGGTTGACcttttcattgggaaactaacggatgATACCGTGCAGACAACGAtcatcagaacgtttcccaGTCAGAAGCcatgggtggataaaaccatccacgacgctctgaaatctcgcaccacTTCCTATAACACGGGGCTTGcatccggggacatggaaccgtTTGAgacttggtggtagtagcctagcgggtaacacactcgcctatgaaaaagaagacccaggttcaaatcccatttactaccattgtgtcactgagcaagacacttaaccctgtaactactgactggataagagtgtttgataaatgtacaaatgtataaatgtaaatacaacatCAGGAAGGGGGTAAAGCAGCGCTACGGgtagaaactggagtcacaactcaaacagagtgactctaggagcctgtgggaTTAAGAATGATCACGGAGGAACAATCttcacctgaacgtcagcaagacaaaggggTTGATAGtggcttccgctccctgaagtccaacatagagagaatgaagaggagcttcttcccgcatacaagctctcaacaatcacaacactacatagaactccaatacactccagcactttcattttcaatcacttctggactcgacttgaccccccacccccaacagaatccttgcacaaattttttacTTCTTACTTTCACTTAACTCATTTGcgcaccttcaccctacctgttagacattttatgttaaaaacataaaaaagtgtgatatttggttatgtttgcaatatttgcatattggttcactgtatacatGTAATATGTGCAATATTGaagtctatagcagtcgctaaaatgtttcactgcatatcatacagtgtatgactgtgtatgtgacaaacaaaatttgaattagaattaaAGAGGAAGATGCAGACAAGTCCAAAACTGGAGGAAGATAGGTCAGCCTTGCACAACCCGGGACTGTGGGATAAGATGTGCATGGTCACGGACCTCTGCCTGCACCTCTACAGATGCGCTGTTCAATCCTTGTGACGAACATGAGAACGTGGGTTTCTATTGATTCTTGTTTTATATGGCATTTAAGCAATTTAGACAGTTTTTACCCTTTTAGAATGATATATAGTTTACTTattaaatgatgtaaatatatTAAGTCACTATAACAAGAACATTGCAGCAATACAACCCTCAAAACAGATATGATAAAATAGAATGAATAACTATAGTGACAGTTATAGTACAGTAGTACAGTAAACCAGGTGTTTAGTATGTGTCCTAATAAGATTGAGCTAAAATGTGCCCAAAAGGAGAGTGTAGGGAATTTTTTCTAGATATTAGTCCTCTAAAATCTCCCTATTACcttttttagaaatattttgtAGCTGATCATGGTCCAATGTTAtaccagaagctgtggatgactgcagaggtacgtgaGCTGCTCAAAGCACGAGACTGTCATCCTTCATGAAGGCAAGGTGGCCCTTAGATAAGCAAGGACCAAACTGTCTCCAACCATTATAGCAGCAAAGCATGCACACAGGCAGAAAATtaacagccacttccaggacagcagTGACATGTGGCACATTTGGCAGGGCtaacaaactacaggactaaaacctctgcctgtgacagtgacccctccctaccagatgtGCTGAATGACCTCTACACTCGATTCAACAATCCAACCCTCCTTCTAGTGATTAGGTgccgtggtagtagcctagtgggtaaccccacttactaccattgtgtccctgagcaagacactttagcCTAaaatgctccagggggactgttcctgtaactactgattgtaagttgctctggacaagggcatctgataaatgctgtaaatgtaaaagacttcagctcagcattcaacatcataattcctcagcacctggtcgagaagctgagcctgctttGCCTGAACATCTCCCTCTGCACCTGGATCATGGACTTCCTGagtgagagacctcagtctgtccggatcgggaacagcatctccagcaccaccccactcagcactggagctcctcagggctgtgtgctcagtccaatatCCCACGACTGCACAGtaatgcacagctccaaccacataaTCAAGTTCGCTGATGACAACAGTGGTGGCTCTCATCACCAAGAACGACGAGTcagcctacagagaggaggtacaacgactgacagactggtgtatggccaacaatctgtttctgaatgtggacatAACGTAGGAGATGATCGTAGACTTCAAAATACAACGTAGGGATCGATATTCACTGAACATCGACTGttcttgtgtggagatggtcaagaacacaaagttcctctgtgttcactTAGaagagaacctctcctggactcaacaccagcacaacagcatctctacttcctgcaaAGGCTGAGGAAAgaccatctcccaccacccatgcTTACCACATTCTATAGAGGGACctttgagagcattctgaccagctggtttgggaactgcaccatatcagattgcaagaccctacagcggatagtgaggacagctatGAAGATCAtctgagtctctcttccctccataacggacatttaccacataTGCTGCAtcagaaagccaccagcattatgaaggactctacacaccccttaCATGCACttttcaccctcctaccattcagaaaaaggtaccgaagcattcgggcactcactgccagactctgcaacagcttcatcctaCAGGCCATCAGATAcgtgaacactcagggactcacccctctggactgacactcccacacaacctctgttatatattgtatgattatttatctgtaatatcatctattaatgcacagtttcattttgaacatctatcattcaaatgttacatgtagcaccaggttctggagaaacgttgtttcgtttcactatgtacggtctaacatgtatatagctgaacaGACAATAAATCTCAACTTCAAACTTAAAACTATGGATTGCTTAAGGTTTGCAATcacattttctaaagtttcAACTGCATTTTCTCTGAGCCAGTAGCATATATGCTGTTCCTCTGCACTATTTTCAGAAAATGTTACCAATAACATCATTATCTGAAGGTTGCCAAGATGTACTACACTGGTGGCCGATGCACCTGCATTTTGAAATAGGTGCGTCCCCTAGCAGTCTGTACAGAAATTGCATGGCTTGGATGAATTTtatgaaaacataaaaaggtAATGGGTGTTTTGTTATGGGTTTATTAAGCTATTCAGCTGCTAAACTAAAGCAGTTTGTGTAAACAAGTGTCCACTTGGGATTTGAGACACGAATGCAGCAACACTCACAAAGCAGTGATTTGAACAGTATCTGGATACAAGAATAAAAGtagaaatcaaataaaaattaaccACAAAACCTTCAGTTTACATGAATCtagaaatatttatattgtgtgtatttctaAAAAGTACCTTAAAGTCTATTATGATGTGTGGCAATGCAGTCACCTGTGGGGTTCTCTGAAGTTCATACAGGCTAAGCTCCCAGGTCTTGCACAGGGGCTGCACTCCATTCGTCTGGACCGTCTGAGTCATTTTCCTGATCTGTAgttcaataaatacataataaaataaatacaaatttaaaaaaaagaaaaaaaaaaaaaaaaaaaaaaaaaaacacacacacacacaacataactGTCCGGCACATTCGAGTAGACCTGGGCCAAGATGGCACGTTCTAGGTACGGGAAATACAAATAAGCCATACACATCGCAAACGCAGATTGCTAGACGAAAAAATGATGAAGCACTGCTCCAACTTTTGATCAACCCACACCACTAATTATCATGCGACAGCTACTGTGGTCAGCCGGGCGGGGAGCGAAGATACTTAAAGACAAGCGCGGGGTTACTGCACACCTTTGTGCGATCAGAAATGTCAGATATAGAGAAAAACAACGTCAAGCGAAAACACCCATTATACACAATGAAcaaataacatgaataaaatgaaaaattggaAGTGACCTCGTAATACAGCGCTGTCAAAAACATGACCATAGCTAGCAGTTAGCTTAATTTCTGCATAAATGATCGTGTTTCCAATAAGGGCCATTTAAATGAAGAGCAAATCAGCGTCTTTAAACTGTAGCATTTGCAAATGAGAGCCGTATGAAACACGGTGCAATTCTAGtttgttaaaatgtattagTGTACTTACGTATCGCTGTGTTATTTGCAGTTGATATGCTGTGCGTTCTAGCAGTCTCAGTAATGGCGGACTCCACAGACGCCGCTGCCTCTGGGAAATGTAGGCGGCTCCGGCCGTCATTTTGTAAGATGCGTGACGCAGACCAATCCGAAGAGCGGGGCCCGTATTGCAAAATTGGgcggtttttttttgtaaaaataaaatcgtCACAGGTGCTGAAttgttacatacattttttgtctCTAAAATTCATTACAAATGGGTTTGaatgatataaataataaagtgaagtgattgtcacatgtgatacacagcagcacagcacacggtgcacacagtgaaatttgtcctctgcatttaacccatcaccctgagtgagcagtgggcagccatgaccggcgcccggcgcctcagtggcacctcagtggtaccttggcggatcgggattcgaaccggcaaccttctgattacggggtcgcttccttaaccgctaggccaccactgcccccgtgtGTTTAGGTCTGCTTTACCACAGGAGATAAAAGACATTACATTGttaatgtacatatttattaatataaacagTCACTTTTCTCATACCATCCTCACAAACTAATCAAATTCTGTAAAATATACAAACCATAAATTTACAAAATGATCCACCCTGTAAATGACAATGACTGGGGATTATAATTATttgattatatttattaataatatgaatagCCTTATTATCAGTAAAGGGTGTGGGCAAGATAACACCATCAATGTTGTCTTTAGAAAACCCATCCATGTCTGGAACGTGCTTTGCTCCATGTAAAAACTGTACTCCCTGGGAACTATAAGGTTAAAATTTGCCATAAAATTTAACAGAGTAGAAttatttgagatttttttttatctcacagAGGGCAATTTATCTATTGTGGATGATATTAAtcatctatttatctatctaggATGATATTAAAATCCCCTTCTAACAATAACTGTCTGTGAGCTTATTATCAATTGAGTGCAAAAGGTGATCATTTTCAGACTTGGAATTGGAATTTATATCCATAAACGTTTACACACATGAAAACTGATTCATGAAACTGAACAATCTGAGAAATGAAACGGCCATCAGGACCTCACCCCCCCAGGCCCATACATGTGACGTCGCGCCGGATATGATGTCACACTGAAAACGACGCGCTGTTGTGCTGTAGGGAAGCAACAATGAGCAGGAACCGCTCGAATCGCACGTGAGTCTTACACGTTTCGTTTGTTTAGGAGATAGTTACAGTAGACGCGGTATTTTCACCAGAATTACAGGTGCTTTGATATAAGCAATGACATTCATGAAAGGCTGTGTGTCGGCAGTACCCCGCCGGGTAacagtgaaccagaagatcacgaAGTCACCAAATGCttctaatgtaaatgttacttttACTAATAACTGTTAAAAGTAAGGGTTTGTGTGCTGAGAGCGCCTCACCTTGTAATAAAAGTTCATGTAAAACGATTTTTGACACCACCTCAGCGCAGAGAGCACCTGTTCAGTGGGTTTTTCTGTTATGGTACTGTTTGTCGTGCACTGGTAGATTTAAGCAGCCAGCAGAAGTTTAGCCTgttgaaatgtgttgttttaCAACCTTCATTTAGTGAAATCACTTACCACTGTCCTTCTGAGACCAGTATGTTCAATGTTTGCTACATTACATAGCAAGTTCTCTATTTAAACCAGATTTATTTGGTGAATAAATTGTGCCTTTCTGAAATTAACTTTGCCTGTGTGGTTTGTGTTTAGGGTGTGTTAATGTTAAAGCATAATTCGGACTAACCTTATGCTAATGTCAGTGAAATGTATACACcgtaacatttacagcatttacccagAGCTGCCTAACGCTGCCTTCGGAGTGTTATGAAGGGTAATTCACACTCTGGTCGTTGGTTTAAAAATGCCGTTTTTATGGTGCATCATGTAGTAAGGACATTATCTGCGGTGAACAGGAGAGGTGCAGTCAATCTTCATCTCCAGCAGCAGAAGCCAGAAGCAGAGAACGCGGTACCTGGTCCTCAGGGCTCGTGCACCACCATGTGCCCTCTGTATGAGCTGCGGGAGCGGGAGGCACATAACCGGCTGCATCGCTTTGAAATATTAGCGGGCACTGAGAAAGACCGCCGGCCACGGGCTGATGTTGTGCGGACAGTTAAGGAGTACTCTCGTCCGGCAGCAGGAAAGGATTCGACTCGACCCAGTGACCTTCGCCCTCCGTCTGTGCTTCTGAAAACTACCTGCTACCTTATCGATGAGATTGCTGCCTCACCCACACTTCAGCCATGGACTGAGGCAAGTTTGATAGTCATTTGTTCCAGCAGATCCAGCAGATTTGTCAGATCTACCATCAAAGTAGAAATGGGTATCCTTAAGACTTTAACTTTAGTATACTCTTATCGGCATTGCTCATAGGTCCTGTACTTGTTAGTActttttagaaagaaaaaaaaaactattcttaATTAGATTCAAACAGCTTTAATTTCTACATATTAATGAATTTACAGCAGACAGTAACATCATTGAACAAATGTGAATAACAAGAAAACAAAGAGTTTCAATTCACATgagccaatattttattcacaactgAATGTTTAACACAAATGTTCATGCCTAATTGTACACATGCCTGCTACAGCTCCctctaatattaatatatattagtTTAACTGATTTGGTTACTATGAAAAGATAACTTTTAAGCAGTAACTATAATATCTGGGCTAGTACTCTTAATTTCCAAATGTTTTGGCTCATTGCTGTTCATTTCACAGGTGCCTGGCTGACAATGTTCACTTGTGTTTCAGGTGTACAGCTTTGTGTTTGACCGTTTGCGTAGTGTCAGGCAGGATCTGATCATCCAGCGGTGTTGGGGCCCAGAGTGCAAAGCCATATTGGAGCGCACTGTCCGGTTCCTCCTCTATGCATCCTTCAGACTGTGTGGGGAGCCGTTGCAGCTCTATGATCCTAAAATCAATGATACACATCTTCAAGAGTGCCTCAGCTGGCTGCTGGAGAGCTATagccagcagcacagcactgacACTACTCAGAGCCAGTCTTCTGCTCAGGAGGAATTCCATGCTCTCAACCTGCTCTACAACCTTGGTGAGTTCAATGCTGGCCTCTACTGATAGAGAAGCACAGGAAAAATGTGCCAGTTTAATGGATTTCCATGTCAATTCATATACGTTCTGTCTTGGAACAATACGTGCAGAATACATTTCAAttctttaatgtttaatgaaagtaaaactatttttatattttaaaatccaGCCTGTAATAGGGTTCTAAGCTGTAATATAAGAGTTAGACATAATGTGCTCTGTTTGCActgtattaatttaatatgatCAGGAATGGACAACTCaccaggatttattttatttacatccaGACCTAGAAGCTGACAGATATGGTCCACAATCTGTCTAGAGCTCTGCCAGGAGGTTTAAAACAAACTTGCAGTCACCTGAAATTGTGCTGAATATTTTGATCCATTGTTCAGCACCATATGCACACATATCAGACTTAAACAtaaggggtgttgaaattaattgtataatcgaCTATTTTGAGATTACAATGCCGCTCAGGGTCTGAGTTTCACACTGTGCTGCTAAACCAAACTTGCaaatgttctttctgccacttcgaaacacacaaacaaagcgcGAATGGAGGAACAGATTATCTTTCTccgagtgtccagagatctacaacatgacattatcgtcttacgggagtttagaaaaacacgcATATTTTTCGAGCCCCACGGCACCCGCAGCATgttcggtctgaaagcagctttagagTTTTCTAAACCTGAATCCATcgatgtctgaaccaggcgtttttctgtcatttgtgGCATCAAGTTAGTGCGGACTGAACACGGTGTTTCTGCttattgtagcaaatcaaagcgtccataCAGTGTgcaagaccttaactcttgaaTTTGAAACg is part of the Denticeps clupeoides chromosome 19, fDenClu1.1, whole genome shotgun sequence genome and harbors:
- the sac3d1 gene encoding SAC3 domain-containing protein 1 isoform X1; this translates as MSRNRSNRTRGAVNLHLQQQKPEAENAVPGPQGSCTTMCPLYELREREAHNRLHRFEILAGTEKDRRPRADVVRTVKEYSRPAAGKDSTRPSDLRPPSVLLKTTCYLIDEIAASPTLQPWTEVYSFVFDRLRSVRQDLIIQRCWGPECKAILERTVRFLLYASFRLCGEPLQLYDPKINDTHLQECLSWLLESYSQQHSTDTTQSQSSAQEEFHALNLLYNLGSTQMMQRVLELPMSMRSSPSVNLALLVSQAFVEQNPVRVLRLARRLDFLQVCALHRHIETCRRKLLLLYSHGYNSRNCRFPVSQLAILLGLDDALTAELCNAHGVTIQGQWVAFSKTQFIETPLTQLRCVKMHNMDMKQKDFNIRSIINGSF
- the sac3d1 gene encoding SAC3 domain-containing protein 1 isoform X2, translated to MCPLYELREREAHNRLHRFEILAGTEKDRRPRADVVRTVKEYSRPAAGKDSTRPSDLRPPSVLLKTTCYLIDEIAASPTLQPWTEVYSFVFDRLRSVRQDLIIQRCWGPECKAILERTVRFLLYASFRLCGEPLQLYDPKINDTHLQECLSWLLESYSQQHSTDTTQSQSSAQEEFHALNLLYNLGSTQMMQRVLELPMSMRSSPSVNLALLVSQAFVEQNPVRVLRLARRLDFLQVCALHRHIETCRRKLLLLYSHGYNSRNCRFPVSQLAILLGLDDALTAELCNAHGVTIQGQWVAFSKTQFIETPLTQLRCVKMHNMDMKQKDFNIRSIINGSF